One window of the Salmo trutta chromosome 35, fSalTru1.1, whole genome shotgun sequence genome contains the following:
- the LOC115174819 gene encoding plasminogen isoform X2 yields the protein MLHACLYSVIFSQLTVSKYRTEILDYKRVPSLQSMTPSTHPKADLESNFCRNPDGDSKGPWCYTTDPGTRWETCNIQNCSEECMHCSGKNYRGKISTTENGYTCQHWNAQKPHNHGYIPSALLEKYLEENYCRNPDGDPRPWCFTTSPSKRWDFCSIPRCTSEPPRVVEELTCATGDGSAYRGTIGVTASGKACQVWATQTPQQHNRTPDNYPCKGLELNYCRNPDHEKMPWCFTTDPETRWEYCKVPSCGDVPGPDYAAPPPAEEDCYVDDGTDYRGMVTETISGKRCQSWSSMTPHSHNKTPQVFPKADLRRNLCRNPDGDRAPWCYTTDPSVRWEFCSVNRCPTAPKPTPKPDKHDQPKPKPSQTPSDDSRDCKVGNGGTYRGPTSMTVLGVTCQSWSAQSPHQHTSFTPESHPDKGMESNNCRNPDNDANGPWCYTTDRNQKWDYCQIPDCAGLKCGQPVSKPRRCFGRIVGGCVSKPHSWPWQISLRTNTGIHFCGGTLIAPQWVLTAVHCLERSKRPSAYMVVLGTHKEGGNEPSKQERNLVKLILGPGETDIALLKLESPAIINDKVLPACLPEKDYVVPPGTECYVTGWGETQGTGGEGLLKETGFPVIENKVCNRPAYLDNRVKEHEMCAGNIEGGADSCQGDSGGPLVCHAQNTFVLQGVTSWGLGCANAMKPGVYVRVSKFTDWINSQIKMNS from the exons CATGACTCCGTCAACACACCCCAAAGCCGACCTGGAGTCCAACTTCTGCAGAAACCCTGATGGGGACAGCAAAGGTCCCTGGTGCTACACAACAGACCCTGGCACCAGATGGGAGACCTGTAACATCCAGAACTGCAGCG AGGAATGTATGCACTGCAGTGGTAAGAACTACAGGGGAAAGATCTCCACCACTGAGAATGGCTACACCTGCCAGCACTGGAACGCCCAGAAACCTCACAACCATGGCTACATTCCCAGCGC tCTTCTTGAGAAATACCTGGAGGAAAATTACTGTAGGAACCCAGACGGAGACCCCAGACCCTGGTGTTTCACCACCAGCCCCTCCAAACGCTGGGACTTCTGCTCTATCCCTCGCTGCA CCTCTGAGCCTCCCAGGGTGGTGGAGGAGCTCACCTGTGCCACAGGCGACGGCAGTGCCTACAGGGGAACCATCGGAGTGACAGCATCTGGGAAAGCCTGTCAGGTCTGGGCAACTCAGACGCCCCAACAGCACAACAGAACTCCAGACAACTACCCATGCAA AGGCCTGGAACTGAACTACTGCAGGAACCCAGACCATGAGAAGATGCCCTGGTGCTTTACTACAGACCCAGAGACGCGCTGGGAGTACTGCAAGGTGCCTAGCTGTGGAGATGTTCCTGGACCAG ATTACGCAGCTCCCCCTCCAGCTGAGGAAGACTGCTATGTGGACGACGGGACCGACTATCGTGGTATGGTGACGGAGACCATCAGTGGGAAGAGATGCCAGTCCTGGAGCTCGATGACACCTCACAGTCACAATAAAACACCGCAGGTCTTCCCTAAAGC CGATTTGAGAAGAAACCTGTGTAGGAACCCTGATGGCGACCGTGCACCATGGTGCTACACCACTGACCCCTCTGTTCGTTGGGAGTTCTGCAGTGTGAATAGATGCCCAACTGCTCCCAAGCCTACTCCTAAACCTGACAAACATGACCAGCCCAAGCCAAAACCCTCCCAGACACCCTCAGATGACAGCAGAG ATTGCAAGGTGGGCAACGGGGGGACATACAGGGGTCCTACTTCCATGACCGTGTTGGGTGTCACCTGTCAGAGTTGGAGCGCCCAGAGCCCCCATCAGCACACCAGCTTCACCCCTGAATCCCACCCTGACAAAGGCATGGAGTCCAAT AATTGTAGAAACCCTGACAATGACGCGAATGGACCATGGTGCTACACCACAGACAGAAACCAGAAATGGGACTACTGCCAAATCCCAGATTGCG CTGGCTTGAAATGTGGGCAGCCTGTTTCAAAGCCCAGGAGGTGTTTCGGTCGCATCGTTGGAGGTTGTGTATCCAAACCCCACTCATGGCCCTGGCAGATCAGCCTAAGGACCAA CACTGGCATCCATTTCTGTGGAGGAACTCTGATTGCCCCTCAGTGGGTCCTCACCGCTGTCCACTGCCTGGAGAG atCAAAGAGGCCATCTGCCTACATGGTGGTATTGGGAACGCATAAAGAGGGAGGAAATGAACCATCTAAGCAGGAGCGTAACCTGGTGAAACTGATCCTGGGACCTGGCGAAACAGACATTGCACTACTGAAGCTAGAGAG CCCTGCAATCATAAATGACAAGGTTTTACCAGCATGCTTACCTGAGAAGGATTATGTGGTACCACCTGGAACAGAGTGCTATGTGACAGGATGGGGAGAGACACAAG GAACTGGTGGAGAAGGGCTCCTCAAGGAGACAGGCTTCCCTGTTATAGAAAATAAAGTGTGTAATCGTCCTGCCTACCTGGACAACAGAGTCAAGGAACATGAGATGTGTGCTGGAAACATTGAAGGGGGAGCAGACAGTTGCCag GGTGACAGTGGCGGCCCTTTGGTGTGCCATGCTCAGAACACCTTTGTTCTCCAGGGAGTGACATCTTGGGGTCTGGGCTGTGCTAACGCCATGAAGCCAGGGGTGTACGTCAGAGTATCGAAGTTTACTGATTGGATTAACAGTCAGATAAAGATGAATTCTTAA